In Poecile atricapillus isolate bPoeAtr1 chromosome 12, bPoeAtr1.hap1, whole genome shotgun sequence, one DNA window encodes the following:
- the P2RY10 gene encoding putative P2Y purinoceptor 10, translated as MTHPPYTTTASSSSPVMTQSNQSCSRQDITFKSSLYATTYTLIFIPGLLANSAALWVLCRFLSRKSKAVIFMINLAVADLAHVLSLPLRIYYYINHSWPFGDVLCLLCFYLKYLNMYASICFLTCISVQRYFFLYHPFRAKGWKRRYDVAISALVWLVVGAACVPFPIMRSHGLGANTTSCFADLQVKPIDSKVGTVLMTGTAELLGFVGPLIIILVCTWKTRNSIRGFHIPQENSGERRKALRMVSMCAIVFCVCFAPYHINFFFYMLVKENVITDCFVSTITLYTQPFCLSLASFDCCLDPIIYFFMTSEFQEQISRHSSMVIRSRLMSKESASSMKE; from the coding sequence ATGACCCACCCACCCTACACCACCACAGCCTCTTCCAGCAGCCCAGTCATGACCCAGAGCAACCAGAGCTGCTCCCGTCAGGACATCACCTTCAAGAGCAGCCTCTACGCCACCACCTACACCCTCATCTTCATCCCGGGGCTGCTGGCCAACAGCGCTGCCCTGTGGGTCCTGTGCCGCTTCCTCAGCAGGAAGAGCAAAGCCGTCATCTTCATGATCAACCTGGCCGTGGCTGACCTGGCCCACgtcctctccctgcccctgcgCATCTACTACTACATCAACCACAGCTGGCCCTTCGGGGATGTCCTGTGCTTGCTGTGCTTCTACCTGAAGTACCTCAACATGTACGCCAGCATCTGCTTCCTCACCTGCATCAGCGTCCAGCGCTACTTCTTCCTGTACCACCCCTTCCGAGCCAAGGGCTGGAAGCGCCGCTACGACGTGGCCATCAGCGCCCTGGTCTGGCTCGTGGTGGGGGCCGCCTGCGTGCCCTTCCCCATCATGAGGAGCCACGGGCTGGGTGCCAACACCACCAGCTGCTTTGCCGACCTGCAGGTGAAGCCGATCGACAGCAAGGTGGGCACGGTGCTGATGACCGGCACCGCTGAGCTCCTGGGCTTCGTGGGCCCGCTCATCATCATCTTAGTCTGCACGTGGAAAACAAGAAACTCCATCCGGGGCTTCCATATCCCACAGGAAAACAgcggggagaggaggaaggcCCTCAGGATGGTTTCCATGTGTGCCATTGTGTTCTGCGTGTGTTTTGCTCCCTACCACATCAACTTCTTCTTCTACATGTTGGTGAAGGAGAACGTCATCACCGACTGCTTCGTGAGCACCATCACGCTCTACACCCAGCCCTTCTGCCTGAGCCTCGCCAGCTTTGACTGCTGCTTGGATCCCATCATCTATTTCTTCATGACTTCTGAGTTCCAGGAACAGAtttccaggcacagcagcatGGTCATCCGGAGCCGGCTCATGAGCAAAGAGAGCGCCTCGTCGAT